The genomic stretch CAACTCCCGTTCAGGCGTCCAATATGGTCCGATCACCATATCATTGGGCTATTCAATGGCAGCTCAGGCCGAAAACCCCAACCAGCTCTACGCCAATGCCGACGCTGCACTCTATCACGCCAAGCACAACGGCCGAAACAGAACCGTATTTTTCGACGAAGTAATGCGTAGGGACTATGCAGCCAAGAACTGGCTCATCTATCGCAACTGAAGGTCTGTGAGGGCCACTGGACAGGCTACCACATTGTGGCCGCCGCGCGTCCCGCCCATTCGCGGTCATAAGTCGCCTGATCGAAACCCGCCTTCGCGGCTTTCAGCATTGCGCCGGCGCTCGGCAAGGTCGCCGGATCAACGAACCTCTCGGCGTTCCAGAGTTGTGCCCGCATGATCGCTCTCGCACACTGAAAGTAGACTTCACCGATCGTGATCACGATCACCGAGCGGGGATGATGCCCGTCCGTCTCAAAGCTCTCCAGCAGCGACGGCTCGACGGATACGACGGCCGAACCGTTGACACGCATCGCCGTGTTTGACCCGGGAATGAGGAACATCAGCGCCACCCTCGGGTCCCGGATGATGTTCATCAGCGAATCGACACGGTTGTTGCCGCGCCAGTCAGGCATGAGAAGCGTTTTCGAGTCCTGAACGCGGACGCAGTTCCCGGTGTCGCCCCGCGGCGAGCAATCCAGCCCCTCAGGGCCTACCGTCGCCAGAGCCATGAACGGCGAAGCTTCGATCATCGAACGATATTCCGGCGTCAGCATCCCCGTGACCTTGGCGACCGAGGCTTCGGTCACGTCGGCGTAGATCTGTCGAAGGTCTTCGATCGTCCGGATGATCGTCATTCTGCCGCATCTCCTGTCTGGGTAACCCGCCATGGACGTTACGACGGCAGATCGGGGCAATCAACGTCACGTGGCAGAGTTGCGGCTATCCTCGCCTTGAACGTCGGTGAGAAACGTCGCCACGACCCCTATCACCTCCGGTGCGCTGATGATCCTGCGATGGCCATAACCATTCGCCCAGTGAACTCTTGCCGACGGCACCGCGGTGTAGCGCCGTGCATGCTCCGGATCGACCTCCTTGTCGTCTTCTGCGTGGACGACGAGCAACGGCTTGCACAGCCTCTGCGCGATTGGAACGCCGTCGAATTCGGATAAGGCCGCACCCGCCACTGTCTCGGCATGGCGCACGAGGTTCCGGCGCATCGACTCGCTGAGGCCGACGAAATCGGAGAATCCGTCGAAAAGCCACTCGATTCTGCTGGGTGCCCCGATCACGGCCATTCGGCCCGGGTTGAATTGTCCGGCGTCAGGCATGATGCCGCCGGCTGCAAGTACCAGACTGGCTCCTCCA from Pseudorhizobium banfieldiae encodes the following:
- a CDS encoding pyridoxamine 5'-phosphate oxidase family protein, which translates into the protein MTIIRTIEDLRQIYADVTEASVAKVTGMLTPEYRSMIEASPFMALATVGPEGLDCSPRGDTGNCVRVQDSKTLLMPDWRGNNRVDSLMNIIRDPRVALMFLIPGSNTAMRVNGSAVVSVEPSLLESFETDGHHPRSVIVITIGEVYFQCARAIMRAQLWNAERFVDPATLPSAGAMLKAAKAGFDQATYDREWAGRAAATMW